From the genome of Candidatus Hydrogenedentota bacterium:
TCGGTGGGAAACGGGTAGCCGTTGGATTCCAGCCGGAGTTTCTGGAGGAGCTCGCGGCGGATCATCTTGAGTGCGCAATTGGTGTCGCGCATACTTACGAAGAAGAGCATGCGCACGATGAGATTGAGGCAGCGATCGGCGGCCACACGAAGGAACGAATCCTGTTTTCGCACCCGGTAGCCGGCGAATCCGTCGGGCGCGCCGTCTCCCAGGCTGTTGATGATCTCGGCCAAATCCTCCAATTGAAACTGGCCGTCGGAATCAATGGTGACGATGTAATCCCCCCGGCATTCGCGGATGGCCAGCGAGATGGCGTAGCCGTAGCCCCGGTTGATATCGGGCTCGCCCACGTCGCGCACATTCGGGAATTCCGCCGACAGCCGCGCCAGGATGTCGCCTGTGCCGTCGCGCGACCCATCGTTGCACAGGACTATCTCGCTCGGGACGTCAAGGGCATCGAGAAAACGCACCCAGCCGCGCACCGTTTTCTCGATGGTATCCGCCTCGTTGTAGACGGGCGAGGCCACCGAGATGCGTATCGCGTTCACTGCAGG
Proteins encoded in this window:
- a CDS encoding glycosyltransferase family 2 protein, which produces SLELDAWQASGLGYTFFGGFAIVWRRSSPEGTGMSPVTENASAQNPAVNAIRISVASPVYNEADTIEKTVRGWVRFLDALDVPSEIVLCNDGSRDGTGDILARLSAEFPNVRDVGEPDINRGYGYAISLAIRECRGDYIVTIDSDGQFQLEDLAEIINSLGDGAPDGFAGYRVRKQDSFLRVAADRCLNLIVRMLFFVSMRDTNCALKMIRRELLQKLRLESNGYPFPTEVCIKLHALGAQLAEFPVHHLERSGGQSKLKLWRTGFHMLWFLVYLRMRLWVWRRKLIREL